The following are encoded in a window of Castanea sativa cultivar Marrone di Chiusa Pesio chromosome 5, ASM4071231v1 genomic DNA:
- the LOC142633757 gene encoding uncharacterized protein LOC142633757 isoform X3, translating into MEGKVFGSRPIGSLESKLESLKAEKWDDCHVGYGSSRTESPVPFQKSGVESSGKEISKDGLSAGSFTQETHTNWSAEFQIPGVMPTEEVETRPETSESSEQEKVSGIKKLAETLYGGRGGGVRKRRGKRKRKECSRDVNEVSVGESEFLCLADVLTPSRCKENSISNSGEVAGSSGADNRSLGKDGIDVLMEIYNSLLENKSASVFRRRLDSQKRGRYKKMIRRHMDFDTIRSRIASHSITSVLELFRDLLLLTNNSLIFYSKNTREYKSAQLLRDLISQKLRQHSRDSSSKATTANHSIETPMPNHTVKPRSARPANNKVPGKVANTGNAATKTSSGGKRPSIADFPSSVEYLAVTNKGFGRSKKGGRGSASQEPVAHMKGRKRVQAR; encoded by the exons atggagggTAAGGTCTTtggttcaagacccattgg GTCACTAGAATCAAAGCTTGAATCTCTCAAGGCTGAGAAATGGGATGACTGTCATGTTGGTTATGGCTCCAGCCGGACTGAATCACCTGTTCCTTTTCAAAAATCAGGAGTTGAATCTTCTGGTAAAGAGATATCTAAGGATGGGCTATCTGCTGGTAGTTTCACACAGGAAACCCATACAAATTGGTCGGCTGAATTTCAGATTCCTGGAGTGATGCCAACTGAAGAGGTGGAGACAAGGCCGGAAACTTCAGAGTCTTCTGAGCAGGAGAAAGTGTCAGGTATCAAGAAACTGGCAGAGACTTTATATGGGGGACGAGGAGGGGGTGTGAGAAAGAGGAggggaaagagaaagagaaaagaatgcAGTAGGGATGTCAACGAAGTTAGTGTTGGAGAAagtgaatttttgtgtttggcTGATGTTTTAACTCCCTCCCGGTGTAAAGAAAATTCAATCAGCAACAGTGGTGAGGTTGCTGGATCTTCTGGTGCTGATAACAGAAGTTTGGGTAAGGATGGAATTGATGTTCTGATGGAGATTTATAATTCTCTTTTGGAGAATAAAAGTGCAAGTGTCTTCCGTCGACGACTTGATAGCCAG AAGAGGGGAAGATACAAGAAAATGATCCGGCGGCACATGGATTTTGACACAATAAGATCAAGAATTGCTAGCCATTCCATCACATCTGTTTTGGAACTCTTCCGAGATCTACTGCTGCTCACTAACAATTCATTGATCTTTTACTCCAAGAACACACGTGAATATAAATCGGCTCAACTCCTCAGAGACCTCATCTCCCAAAAATTGAGGCAGCATTCTAGGGATTCTAGCAGCAAGGCTACCACTGCCAACCATTCCATTGAAACCCCAATGCCTAATCATACTGTCAAACCCCGAAGTGCTCGCCCTGCCAACAACAAGGTGCCAGGAAAAGTAGCTAATACCGGGAATGCTGCTACGAAGACCTCAAGTGGAGGTAAAAGACCAAGTATTGCTGATTTCCCTTCATCAGTAGAATACTTGGCTGTGACAAATAAAGGCTTTGGTCGGTCAAAAAAAGGTGGACGTGGAAGTGCTAGTCAAGAACCTGTTGCTCACATGAAAGGAAGGAAGAGAGTTCAAGCAAGGTAA
- the LOC142633757 gene encoding uncharacterized protein LOC142633757 isoform X1: MDVIEKWGTWEELLLGGAILRHGTRDWDVVAAELRARNQSSPYIFTPELCKAKHEDLQQRYSGCTAWFNELRKKRMEDLRRALELSEDSIGSLESKLESLKAEKWDDCHVGYGSSRTESPVPFQKSGVESSGKEISKDGLSAGSFTQETHTNWSAEFQIPGVMPTEEVETRPETSESSEQEKVSGIKKLAETLYGGRGGGVRKRRGKRKRKECSRDVNEVSVGESEFLCLADVLTPSRCKENSISNSGEVAGSSGADNRSLGKDGIDVLMEIYNSLLENKSASVFRRRLDSQKRGRYKKMIRRHMDFDTIRSRIASHSITSVLELFRDLLLLTNNSLIFYSKNTREYKSAQLLRDLISQKLRQHSRDSSSKATTANHSIETPMPNHTVKPRSARPANNKVPGKVANTGNAATKTSSGGKRPSIADFPSSVEYLAVTNKGFGRSKKGGRGSASQEPVAHMKGRKRVQAR; this comes from the exons ATGGATGTGATAGAGAAGTGGGGTACATGGGAAGAGCTCCTCCTTGGTGGGGCCATACTCCGCCATGGCACCCGAGATTGGGACGTCGTCGCCGCCGAGCTCCGTGCCCGAAACCAATCTTCTCCCTACATTTTCACCCCCGAG TTATGTAAAGCCAAACATGAGGACTTGCAACAGCGTTATTCTGGATGCAC GGCTTGGTTTAATGAGCTACGGAAGAAGAGAATGGAAGACTTGAGGCGAGCTCTAGAGCTATCTGAGGACTCAATTGG GTCACTAGAATCAAAGCTTGAATCTCTCAAGGCTGAGAAATGGGATGACTGTCATGTTGGTTATGGCTCCAGCCGGACTGAATCACCTGTTCCTTTTCAAAAATCAGGAGTTGAATCTTCTGGTAAAGAGATATCTAAGGATGGGCTATCTGCTGGTAGTTTCACACAGGAAACCCATACAAATTGGTCGGCTGAATTTCAGATTCCTGGAGTGATGCCAACTGAAGAGGTGGAGACAAGGCCGGAAACTTCAGAGTCTTCTGAGCAGGAGAAAGTGTCAGGTATCAAGAAACTGGCAGAGACTTTATATGGGGGACGAGGAGGGGGTGTGAGAAAGAGGAggggaaagagaaagagaaaagaatgcAGTAGGGATGTCAACGAAGTTAGTGTTGGAGAAagtgaatttttgtgtttggcTGATGTTTTAACTCCCTCCCGGTGTAAAGAAAATTCAATCAGCAACAGTGGTGAGGTTGCTGGATCTTCTGGTGCTGATAACAGAAGTTTGGGTAAGGATGGAATTGATGTTCTGATGGAGATTTATAATTCTCTTTTGGAGAATAAAAGTGCAAGTGTCTTCCGTCGACGACTTGATAGCCAG AAGAGGGGAAGATACAAGAAAATGATCCGGCGGCACATGGATTTTGACACAATAAGATCAAGAATTGCTAGCCATTCCATCACATCTGTTTTGGAACTCTTCCGAGATCTACTGCTGCTCACTAACAATTCATTGATCTTTTACTCCAAGAACACACGTGAATATAAATCGGCTCAACTCCTCAGAGACCTCATCTCCCAAAAATTGAGGCAGCATTCTAGGGATTCTAGCAGCAAGGCTACCACTGCCAACCATTCCATTGAAACCCCAATGCCTAATCATACTGTCAAACCCCGAAGTGCTCGCCCTGCCAACAACAAGGTGCCAGGAAAAGTAGCTAATACCGGGAATGCTGCTACGAAGACCTCAAGTGGAGGTAAAAGACCAAGTATTGCTGATTTCCCTTCATCAGTAGAATACTTGGCTGTGACAAATAAAGGCTTTGGTCGGTCAAAAAAAGGTGGACGTGGAAGTGCTAGTCAAGAACCTGTTGCTCACATGAAAGGAAGGAAGAGAGTTCAAGCAAGGTAA
- the LOC142633757 gene encoding uncharacterized protein LOC142633757 isoform X2 produces the protein MAPEIGTSSPPSSVPETNLLPTFSPPRAWFNELRKKRMEDLRRALELSEDSIGSLESKLESLKAEKWDDCHVGYGSSRTESPVPFQKSGVESSGKEISKDGLSAGSFTQETHTNWSAEFQIPGVMPTEEVETRPETSESSEQEKVSGIKKLAETLYGGRGGGVRKRRGKRKRKECSRDVNEVSVGESEFLCLADVLTPSRCKENSISNSGEVAGSSGADNRSLGKDGIDVLMEIYNSLLENKSASVFRRRLDSQKRGRYKKMIRRHMDFDTIRSRIASHSITSVLELFRDLLLLTNNSLIFYSKNTREYKSAQLLRDLISQKLRQHSRDSSSKATTANHSIETPMPNHTVKPRSARPANNKVPGKVANTGNAATKTSSGGKRPSIADFPSSVEYLAVTNKGFGRSKKGGRGSASQEPVAHMKGRKRVQAR, from the exons ATGGCACCCGAGATTGGGACGTCGTCGCCGCCGAGCTCCGTGCCCGAAACCAATCTTCTCCCTACATTTTCACCCCCGAG GGCTTGGTTTAATGAGCTACGGAAGAAGAGAATGGAAGACTTGAGGCGAGCTCTAGAGCTATCTGAGGACTCAATTGG GTCACTAGAATCAAAGCTTGAATCTCTCAAGGCTGAGAAATGGGATGACTGTCATGTTGGTTATGGCTCCAGCCGGACTGAATCACCTGTTCCTTTTCAAAAATCAGGAGTTGAATCTTCTGGTAAAGAGATATCTAAGGATGGGCTATCTGCTGGTAGTTTCACACAGGAAACCCATACAAATTGGTCGGCTGAATTTCAGATTCCTGGAGTGATGCCAACTGAAGAGGTGGAGACAAGGCCGGAAACTTCAGAGTCTTCTGAGCAGGAGAAAGTGTCAGGTATCAAGAAACTGGCAGAGACTTTATATGGGGGACGAGGAGGGGGTGTGAGAAAGAGGAggggaaagagaaagagaaaagaatgcAGTAGGGATGTCAACGAAGTTAGTGTTGGAGAAagtgaatttttgtgtttggcTGATGTTTTAACTCCCTCCCGGTGTAAAGAAAATTCAATCAGCAACAGTGGTGAGGTTGCTGGATCTTCTGGTGCTGATAACAGAAGTTTGGGTAAGGATGGAATTGATGTTCTGATGGAGATTTATAATTCTCTTTTGGAGAATAAAAGTGCAAGTGTCTTCCGTCGACGACTTGATAGCCAG AAGAGGGGAAGATACAAGAAAATGATCCGGCGGCACATGGATTTTGACACAATAAGATCAAGAATTGCTAGCCATTCCATCACATCTGTTTTGGAACTCTTCCGAGATCTACTGCTGCTCACTAACAATTCATTGATCTTTTACTCCAAGAACACACGTGAATATAAATCGGCTCAACTCCTCAGAGACCTCATCTCCCAAAAATTGAGGCAGCATTCTAGGGATTCTAGCAGCAAGGCTACCACTGCCAACCATTCCATTGAAACCCCAATGCCTAATCATACTGTCAAACCCCGAAGTGCTCGCCCTGCCAACAACAAGGTGCCAGGAAAAGTAGCTAATACCGGGAATGCTGCTACGAAGACCTCAAGTGGAGGTAAAAGACCAAGTATTGCTGATTTCCCTTCATCAGTAGAATACTTGGCTGTGACAAATAAAGGCTTTGGTCGGTCAAAAAAAGGTGGACGTGGAAGTGCTAGTCAAGAACCTGTTGCTCACATGAAAGGAAGGAAGAGAGTTCAAGCAAGGTAA